A single Chanos chanos chromosome 8, fChaCha1.1, whole genome shotgun sequence DNA region contains:
- the LOC115818511 gene encoding myeloid-associated differentiation marker homolog, with product MPVPLGEISTLTTPLSLVRIWALVSSCLTFSLVAYANQRQEQHLDLATFQKFCMFSWCFFFILTFLILAITYIQFHNLLPFSWKNLTVTVAAMAALMSLAASLAFPWLIPKEDGVDNSREVVAAVGSCLTFLAYAAEVLLIRTQHEDQRGYMASVPGLLKVLQVFGGFVALLLEGQEETKGWEFGVSTFVYSICLLVSLGTILVMLGDCASRCPLPFDRLLAGFSLLGVLLYMVSTVICFTRMLGLSSQPQSHVFIITETVIACITLLAYTVDLAFSVKLLCDRS from the coding sequence ATGCCTGTTCCCTTAGGGGAGATCAGCACTCTTACCACCCCACTCTCACTGGTACGGATCTGGGCCCTTGTCTCCAGCTGTCTCACCTTCAGCCTGGTTGCGTACGCCAACCAAAGACAAGAGCAGCATCTCGACCTTGCCACTTTTCAGAAGTTCTGCATGTTCTCCTGGTGCTTCTTCTTCATCTTGACCTTCCTTATCCTCGCCATCACGTACATTCAGTTCCATAACCTGCTGCCATTTTCGTGGAAGAACCTGACGGTTACCGTGGCGGCCATGGCGGCGCTGATGTCTTTGGCTGCTTCTCTGGCCTTCCCTTGGCTGATACCTAAGGAAGATGGAGTTGATAATTCGAGGGAGGTGGTGGCTGCTGTGGGTTCCTGCCTTACCTTCCTGGCCTATGCTGCGGAGGTTCTCCTGATCCGCACCCAGCACGAAGACCAACGGGGCTACATGGCCAGCGTCCCAGGACTGCTGAAGGTGCTGCAGGTCTTTGGAGGCTTTGTTGCACTGCTGCTAGAGGGGCAGGAGGAAACCAAAGGCTGGGAATTTGGGGTTTCCACTTTTGTGTATTCCATCTGTCTTTTGGTGTCCTTGGGCACAATTCTGGTCATGCTAGGGGACTGCGCCAGCCGTTGCCCCCTGCCCTTTGACCGTCTGTTGGCAGGGTTCAGCCTTCTGGGTGTGCTGCTCTACATGGTTTCCACGGTGATCTGCTTCACGAGAATGCTTGGGTTAAGCAGTCAGCCACAGTCTCATGTATTCATAATTACAGAGACTGTCATAGCGTGCATTACTCTGTTGGCCTACACAGTGGATCTGGCCTTTTCTGTTAAATTGTTGTGTGACAGAAGCTGA